A single Lactuca sativa cultivar Salinas chromosome 8, Lsat_Salinas_v11, whole genome shotgun sequence DNA region contains:
- the LOC111904390 gene encoding E3 ubiquitin-protein ligase PUB24, with protein MDDREVPHYFICPISLQIMKDPVIVASGITYDRESIQRWQFHGKNKSCPVTNQPLPIASEFTPNHNLRRLIEAWCASDRVVPAPSKQSSLQLKVIAINLIKNLKQQELQLESLKTLESLASESKNNRICFKDVGVVRAMVTIVVSCYQNRTTVGLKEALNVLYLVGFTEDETHSVLEEYDRILNSLTWVLGFDASTYNDTTMKPHALVLLKDLINYAKSHVLERLKLDFFKTIVVILRQRENKNLEQRIKEGLHVLLSTCTWPRNCSMMIQAGAVFELVELELGSPDKETTELIMAVLFHLCSSADGRAQLLGHAAGLAMITKRMGKVSHKVDERALMIISLISKFSATDGVLQEMVRVGTVEKLCMVLQVNGRHSHPRDKAREILKRHSNVWKDSPCLDITLLTRNPSHSLLMNTNKERTRNESFLTWGK; from the exons ATGGATGACCGAGAAGTCCCCCACTATTTCATTTGTCCAATTTCTCTGCAAATCATGAAAGATCCGGTGATTGTCGCCAGCGGCATCACCTACGACAGAGAGAGTATTCAACGGTGGCAGTTCCATGGAAAAAACAAGAGTTGTCCAGTCACCAATCAACCGCTACCCATCGCCTCAGAATTCACTCCTAACCACAATCTCCGTCGCCTCATCGAAGCATGGTGTGCATCCGATCGAGTTGTTCCAGCACCATCGAAGCAATCCTCTTTGCAGCTGAAGGTAATCGCCATAAACCTCATCAAGAACCTCAAGCAACAGGAGCTGCAACTTGAATCACTTAAAACTTTGGAAAGTCTTGCATCCGAAAGTAAAAATAATAGAATTTGCTTCAAAGATGTTGGTGTTGTTAGAGCCATGGTTACCATCGTTGTTTCCTGTTATCAGAATCGCACAACCGTTGGTCTAAAAGAAGCTCTTAACGTTCTTTATCTTGTTGGATTTACAGAAGACGAAACACACTCAGTTCTTGAAGAATACGATCGAATCCTAAATTCCTTAACATGGGTATTGGGTTTTGATGCTAGTACTTATAATGATACAACAATGAAACCCCACGCATTAGTTTTATTAAAAGACCTCATAAACTACGCAAAGTCGCATGTTCTTGAGAGATTGAAGCTGGATTTTTTCAAGACGATTGTAGTTATTCTTAGACAACGAGAAAATAAGAATCTTGAACAAAGAATCAAGGAGGGTTTACATGTGTTGCTTAGCACTTGTACCTGGCCAAGAAACTGCTCGATGATGATTCAAGCAGGAGCTGTTTTTGAGCTTGTGGAGCTCGAGCTTGGGTCACCAGACAAGGAAACCACCGAGTTGATTATGGCAGTGTTGTTTCATTTATGTTCTTCAGCCGATGGGAGAGCTCAACTTCTTGGTCATGCAGCCGGATTAGCTATGATCACAAAGAGAATGGGGAAGGTTTCTCATAAGGTTGATGAAAGAGCCTTGATGATTATTTCATTGATATCCAAATTTTCTGCGACAGATGGGGTGCTTCAAGAGATGGTTAGAGTTGGAACAGTTGAGAAACTATGTATGGTGCTACAAGTAAATGGTCGACATTCACATCCAAGGGACAAAGCCAGGGAGATCCTTAAAAGACACTCAAATGTGTGGAAAGACTCTCCTTGTTTAGATATTACTCTCTTAACAAGGAATCCCAG TCATTCATTGCTGATGAATACCAACAAAGAGCGGACGAGGAACGAGAGTTTTTTGACGTGGGGAAAATAG